The Papilio machaon chromosome 15, ilPapMach1.1, whole genome shotgun sequence region CCTTAAGGTATGTCCGATGAGTAatgaattacaaataattatcttttagactaatttatttactgtcatggttttattatattaatcacgtgatttttttttgttttaataaaaatatttattctggTACTTCCGTTGTCTCTTCAGTTTCATTTTGACTGTTCTTCTTTTTGCCCTTATCGGGTGAAACTGTATAAAGTGTCATGAGAGGTTCCGTGGTGTAGTCGAACTCCATGATGGCCTCGTGGTCGATAACGTCACGCGAGTCGTCGACGCCACAGTTCAGGAACTTGGCGTACTTCGTCAGATCGAGGAAGCCGACTCCGCACGGTCGGTCGACGAGACGCGACGTCATCATGCCGAGGACGAAGCCAGAGCACACGACAACCGAACCAATATCGTCCTTGAAAACATGACTTTATAATACACTGAAAGAGACCTACATAAGTCGAACACCATAAATATTTGTGGCATGGTATATTACTGTATTAGCAAAGTAAAATCAATAAAGCTACAGATATTGACATAACATCAGGTGGATGTAGTTGCTCATTAcaagtttagtttagtttaactCTATTacgagataaaataaaaaaaatcgtacttACCGGACACAACGCTCCGTACTTATCATTCTGTcaagtataaattattatcatttttacactttacaattttatctaaacatcatgattaaaattttatagtattttttgtatacttaGCCTAATTTGGCTTTTTCGTGAAACTCAAAGaagctgttattttttttatttcaataagtaTTTACGATTCGTATTATGAAGATAGTAGTTTCCTTTCCACATGAAAGATGTGAAGTGCGCTAGGAACGCCAAATACGTaggtaattaatttctttatatcccTATTGGTTGCTAAATTTGTATTACTTCGTAAACATGTTTAGTATTCATAAGagatttaaaatgataaagcaACCCAGTCACCGCGGCTGAGGTGCGGTACAAACTGTGCCGCGATGACTGGGTTGATGGGTTGCCCCAAACATGACATCGTACCTTACAACGTGGCTGACGAATGCAAAGATATCTGTTGTCATAATTCCACAAGCTAATGCAATATTTTGACGGCAACAGAGTAATCTCCAATCGATAGAGATGAATTAACACCGGGACTAAGAAAccctaaaatgtttattattatttaaaaaaaatcacttaaaagaaatatacgtTAAAACAACAAGTTGTTAGTTTATGGTATTGTACTTACGCCTCTCCTGCTTCCCCATCCGTAAATTCGGCAAGAGCGATCCCTGTGCCTAGTTTCAACGCGAGGCGCCGCCGATCCGTACCGGACCTTATTGACGACATAATCAGCACCTTCCTCTGGCTGATGAAACGAAAACTGTTCGCTTAATATCAGTAATGCCAGGTTATCCGGCTGACAGTCTTTCCATCGCATCGAATGGTTGTATCctgtaattatataagtaaagaCGCTCCGTGGCGTTAATCAAACTGCTATTACTAAAGCTATGTTGTTCAATTTTGCTATAGAGGCTATTCGGTCGGTAGGTGAAGTTACGtgcaaaactaaattatataataattacccAACAAATCGCTTTATCCAAAGACTTTGAAAAATTGAAACGAGCAAAGTAAAACGTGTTTATAGCCCAAAAGTATTACTTACCTTGATGTATGCAAAGGTTATTCACCGTCCTACTAATCCCAGTTCTTTCTAAAAACATGTGGCTACCAGCAAATACATCGAACCTATATTTTTCACCGAAGACACAACTCGCCGGCGTGAGAACAACATGGGGTTCTAATATGACACCAGTGCAAAAAATCATAGCGTGCGACAAGTAATAAACctaaaaaattttacattatagcttccttctattattttttgaaacgTTGAATTTTCTAAAAAAGGAAACTTACGATAAATTGTGCCTCATTATTGTCGGCTTTCTGGCCGAGAAAACCCGCGGCATTATTAAAATCCATTTCCActgtaacaattatttttttacgtttgaTCAATTTGAAAAACCCCAAAACATTACTAGTATTAGTAGTATGAAAAGTGTTCCAATTGTAActtttattagaaattatctactaataatacatatttgaaaaatttacatagTGTCGAAATTCCACCGATCTGCCCTGCCCCCATTTTGTAGATTCAAAAAATCGTGTGTCGTGGGTGAATCGGATTCcagaatttaatatacataaaatagtaAACGTTATACAAATTGCATGGCAATGTTATTTATCACTTTAATTAGGAAGGCAACTCCgtgaaaaaacaaagtaacCAATCAtaagattaacaaaaaaaaactgaaataaagtacgataagaaaattatattaagagATGTAATATTAAGCAAGAGTGCTCCAGAGCGCTCCACTGCTCTGCTGCTCATCTATTTACCATCAATCAATGGCTAATCTAAAAATGTCTTTAGCTAGACCTTATTTTTCGTGGAGAAGGTTCTATTACTTGACCTTTGTCTTCGCCACATGGATTAATGCAGGTTTACATTATGCAATGTAGTAGAACAGTAGCGCTGACCTGGTTTGGACCATGGACTTTTTTGGCCCACTGATGCCAGTTAGTCAGTTAgtatttacattatgccagttgtaTGCCAGCGCCACTGTCCTACTGttctgttttaatataaaccaaaaacTAGGCATTAATAACGCTAAGCCGAATGTCAATAATTCACTTTTATTATCTGCGTTACAGCAGCTGTCAACTGTCAAGTCAAAGTCAATCGTATTGCTTTCGTAATTCGTATTCGTTTGTTATAAACAGAAACATTTTTCATGATTATTGTTTCAAAACATTTGATATGTGTTTTATCATTACACCCACGCTTATACTACATATTatctttaacttttaatttcctCCAAATGAGATAAATGCTGCAGCACAATTAAAAGCGGTTTTATTAAATCAGGACGGAAACAAACTGAACAATACTTCTATAAATTTCTACCGattttatgtttgttgaattaatatttgtgcACTATAATGTGTGTTATTACTAATACTGTACAAATacttgctatatttattattgtgaatATAAGAATATCATCCTCGCAATTTAACAAACCTTGGAATGATAAGTATGAAAATATGTGTCCAAAACTTTATCCTAAATATTTTGGTAACTACGCACCAGCTGGTAAGTGtattataaagattattttttttatattcatattatgtatattatcaAGCCATGAAAAACTACTgctcaattaaaataagttaaaaaatatgaatcaatgttttatttactatcacactaatgtataaaacattactacatattagattatttttaaaatcaatgctTTGGTTTTAGGAAATCTCACAGCTGGAAATTTCTCagaaaaaaaggaattaaaagGTGTAAGGCAGTGTGTGATGGCATGTTGCCTCGCTGAGCCATGCAATGTTGCCTTTATTGTGGAATCTAGATGCTACCATATAGAATGTGTTAGTGATGAACTCTGCTTACCACTGCCAAGAGCTGGGCCACATAAGTGGGATTCACATGTTGcaatgatattaattaaacctGTGTTGCCTAATGGTAACTAtacaaacttatttattgATGTGTTAGAGgccatttaaatgttttggtGGCTCAAAGTGACTTGCACAAGTCACCTTCTCCCACATCACTTTAGTCCTGCTATACCTAAAATTGTGTCATACATAGCAAATCATGGAATTTCGTAACccactaattttttttacagaatttaTATCAATACCTTTGAattgtatgttatattttagtcACACAATAGTAAAGAAAACATATAACTTTATCAACCTAACAGGTATCTAACAAATGTGactatgaatatttattatttttatgttcacaGAAAACTGGATAGACATTTTAGATCAATCTAATAACAGAGAAGTAACTAACAACTTCTCGCAGGAAGATGAAGTGTACCCACCTTACACAGGCCGATATACTGACCTATTGACGGAAGATGAGGATTTTCTCTCTCATTTCCTTAACAACTTACCCAACAATGAGGATGAGGGTACTCAAACATTCAGCAAATTTAGAGAGAATTCTGATAATGAAATGATAATGGATGCGTCCAACTTTTTGGAAAAAGTACCCTGTGTTGTGGGAGAACCTGATGACTGCCCATTTAACTCTGAATGTGTGTCACTCGGATTGAAACTACGTAATGGTATATGTAAATGTATAGCGGGCACAGAAGAGAATTCCCAAGGTACTTGTGTTCAATCAATAAGACCATACTCCAAAGAAGCGACTATACCAATAGATGCGAAAAAGGATGACGACTTGATGGCTGGTGCGAAACTCGGTGATACTAAATCTGACATGCCAGCACCAAGGCAAAATTTAACcgtttcaatattatcaaaacaGGTACAGTAGAATCTCATTAATCTTCAAAAGGCTGACACATCCAATAATCTCGCGCCTTCCTCACCCCTCTCACTATATACGCCACGTAATGCGCTCAGCAAGCTACATTATGATCTTACTTCAAAacttatcatatttaattgttaaattgtaGAATTATCTTTATGAAAGGCTTTAGTTTACTTATCAGTATTATTTCTATACAATCAACTCGTTACATCCAATCCGaacatttgaatatttctCTGGTTTAAATAATGCCAGATTACATAGATTCTACTGTAATAGCATTTTTGTCACATACAGACTTATCAATATGAAAAAGCTTCAATTTATCGGTCATAAATGTgtctagtattatataattttaggtGCAACTTCCGGACAATGAGGTTACTTTGGCTGCATATACAATTCCCGATGAAAAGACAACAGGCAGTCATTACAACTATGTTTGGACACTTGTAGATCAACCTAAGGATGGTTTCACCGgtactatataatttttattaaattaacaactcGCCAAGTACATACTCTTATGTTTTGcagtttttattgtaaactatttcagtattaattattaattgaactgatttagaattgataattgttattataaatttacaggTAACATGAATCAGAATGGACCATCCGTTACACTAACAGATTTAACAGAAGGCCAGTATAGGTTCAAGGTGACTGTCAATGGTACAAATTCATACGGTGAAGGTTTTGCTAATGTAACAGTTTTACCACCGAAGCGTATAAACACTCCGCCATTAGTGGTAATCACACCACAAGTACAAACAGTGAAACTGCCCAATTCCGTTGCTGTACTAGATGGCAGTGCCAGTAAGGTAAgtcaaaattatacaataatatatatatatttttttttaattggcagattattccaaaaaatctaattatgGATAGATATGGACATATacacatagtctggaagaacatataggctactaatataatttttttaattccgcgtttttttttgttgttggggcgacagctagttgaaaCATCAACAAacacaactttatttttaagaatagttacaataaaaatcttgtatttattttaaaatagttgtaCTAGAATATGGTTCACATTGTACTAAAAGGTGGGACTTTAACCGACGATCGTAATGTTGGAGGTCCGTACCGGTAACCATTAACCTATTAAGGTGtcgttttcatatttatta contains the following coding sequences:
- the LOC106721051 gene encoding lectizyme — protein: MGAGQIGGISTLLEMDFNNAAGFLGQKADNNEAQFIVYYLSHAMIFCTGVILEPHVVLTPASCVFGEKYRFDVFAGSHMFLERTGISRTVNNLCIHQGYNHSMRWKDCQPDNLALLILSEQFSFHQPEEGADYVVNKVRYGSAAPRVETRHRDRSCRIYGWGSRRGGFLVPVLIHLYRLEITLLPSKYCISLWNYDNRYLCIRQPRCKNDKYGALCPDDIGSVVVCSGFVLGMMTSRLVDRPCGVGFLDLTKYAKFLNCGVDDSRDVIDHEAIMEFDYTTEPLMTLYTVSPDKGKKKNSQNETEETTEVPE